acactgtatgcccgcccatctcgtcttcaacgcctgcctccatcacagccatcggacgaattcacgcgcctgcgccgttcacttctgtcatcggcgcaggcgcagtgagtaaattatacgctcctggtgccggattcctcactgcgcctgcgccgactacgtcacagtgaggaagccggcatcaggagagcggccttcactcactgcgcctgtgccgaagacagaagtgaacggcgcaggcgcgtgaatttgtccgatggctgtgatggaggcaggcattcaagtcgagatgggcgggcatacagtgtgagtagaccgagcctctaggtgctgaaaagacgccccccgtaggctcatttgcataggaataaaagttagttttttaatgaaacggctccacacaaagctctaagaattgcatggttatggagatcagacactagcagatcgctagtgtctgaaagctaatttggtcaaactgaagtggtagaaaccctttaagaaatatatcgtgataacgatatatatcgcgatagatacccgtttaaaagaaaaaaacaaaaggagacgttacactgtatggggggcagccacatggagacgttacactgtatgggtggcagccacaaggagacgttacactgtatgggtggcagccacaaggagacgttacactgtatgggtggcagccacaaggagacgttacactgtatgggtggcagccacaaggagacgttacactgtatgggggcagccacaaggagacgttacactgtatgggggcagccacaaggagacgttacactgtatgggggcagccacaaggagacgttacactgtatgggggcagccacaaggagacgttacactgtatgggggcagccacaaggagacgttacactgtatgggggcagccacaacggtgatgtcagatggtgggtggagtctGGAGACTTGACTAAGagaggcggagcaagaaggagccaGTGGAAGTAATGTGTTTGTACTCACTACTcagcgctatgcaaggtgcaggggtGGGCGGAAAcagatttagaagcggtcagcgtCACAAAATACAGCAGTAATTAGaaaacagcgatatcgccatattgcagttttttaataccgcggtatatcgtgaacaccggtatatcgcccaaccctacgcACCACTCGCATgagtgctgcattctcttcaaaaagctgattggcagggtgtcagaactgctcccccccccccctccccctcccgatTATAATTatgaggtcatcaatatggggAAAGGAGAAAACGCCTTTAAAGTGGTTTTGTATGAGTTAaatactgataatctatcctcaggatagctcatcaatatctgataactGGAGTACCAAACTCCACCAGCACCCCCGCAAATCTCAGtagaccaagcacagcgccatatattGTATTGTGGCTGCACTTGGTAtggcagctcaatcccattcacttgaagaggACTGTGTTACACAAAGGTCATGTCATTGATGGGcgtgatgtcacaggcctaggaggaggctgcagcactcctaACAGCTGCTCGATCGGGGTGCTAAGAGTTGGAGCCCCACTCCATATTTTGGAGCAAAATATTGGTGAAAAGTAAGTCAGTCAGTTAGGTGACGCAAGAAAGAGAACGGTGACGTTTCTATCAAGACTACTAAATTTATCACAGTGACGCACGTAGTATGATGCATGTGGTGCAGTTTCTGTCCGTGTGGTCTAGCTTTCAGACAGTAATAAATCACTGCCATTGTGCAGCGTCTACTGACCCTGCTCAGCTTGACTTACAGATCTCTCCGTATTTGCAGATAGGGAAAGCCTTAGAAAACAAGTCGTGCAGGACATAAAGAAGCCGCCCAGAGGACTCTTCACCTTGTTCCCAGCTCATTTTTTAAACTATATCTTCTCAGAGTAAATGGGAAAGCCTATTTGGGAATTCCTGCCGCCCGTGGTCCCCAGGGATGACCGTTTCCCTTTAAAACTTTGAATTATGCGTATGCCTTAGGCCTCGTttacatttctgtttttcactgacgtgtgctgtccgcattttccacggacagcacacgtacccattgatttaagtGTGCCtgctcacatttcagtatttttattACTGACCGAGGGTCAGTagaaaaaatcatggagacatgcactactttgatttgtgatgcggaccaagcacgcccattgaagtctatgggtcagtgaaaatcacggacacaacgTGGATGGCATCGGTGTTGtgtacgtttttcactgaagactaacaGGAGATTcttaaaaattaatttttcagCGAAGCAACTTCTGTgtattacggatgacacacggaccaaccacacatccttcacggatgaaacatgtACGCTTTTTTCACGGACatgacactgacacggaaatgtgaacaaggccttagatGTACCACACTTTGTGGGATGActccttttaaagggcatctgtcagctccaaaataCCCCCCAAACTAGACTAGGCAGTGTATAGTGTAAACGAGTATGAagatgagaattacataaatggaCTCTGCGTCACTTATACGCAgtttactctagtttggggggcTGTTTCGGAGCGGACATTCATTACTGTGAAGCACACTAACCTTAGCGGTCTGCATCATGTATTTATATTCCTCGGATTTAGCCTTCAGTTTTTTCAGATTCTGAGCTTTTACTTCTGCTTTGGCCTTCTCCATACTGCACTGCTCCTCCGCTTTTTTAAGATCCCTTaatattaaatttaaaaaaaacaaaagggtAACTCCACGTACAATTCCCACATATGACTGACAGACTGTACTCTGTGTACAGTGTTGCACTGGGACTTACAGTATGGACACCACCCGTCGGTACTTACTGTTCCAGGGTTTTTTCCAGCACCAGAGCATCGGTTAATTTCTTCCTCAGATTTCTCAGTTCTGATTCCAGCTCTTGATTACTGGCTTCAGTCATCACCAGCTCAGCACTCAGCTCATTGACAGCAGGAATATAACTAGGAAGACACAACATGAAGGACGTCAGTTGTCCAGTACAAGAAACCCCAGCGCTAATTTTACATCATCAAGCTATAATCTATTGCTATGTTGTACGTTACTGGATGAAGACAGTGTGCATATAGGTGGAAGTTGTGGAGAATTTAAAAGTTTCGCACAGCACTGCAGTAAAGCAAGGAACTGCTCCCAGCACGAgggcgtgcctgggctccttcctgcaagagtgacgcccctctgggcaccttactggctcatttgcataccaaatacactggattttcagaagctagaaaacatctattgctggaacaaaggcacatctggaaataaggtactaagtgctattaggccatggctttacttcagtagcgattatcctggtgacagatttcctttaaaaccCAATAATATGAGCACAACCATAGCACAGGCCTCCTCCAGAAATAATCCTTGTACCTGCCCAGTGACGAATCCTTTATCTCTAGTGCCAAGCAGCTGTCAACCAGCTGATTCAGGTAAGTGTTGCCCATACGAGACAGGTTAGTATAGGAGGGACCCAGACTATCTGTGAGCAGCTCCTGGAGGTATGCGGCTGTAGGAAGAAAACACAGATCTTACAGAAACTATGCACCAGAtccacagttaggtccatatatatatatatatatatatacacacacatatatatatatatatatataatttggacactgacacaaatttagtttttattacctgtttactaaaacatattcaagttatagttcgataatggacatggacatggacataaagtctagacttttagctttcatttgagggtatccacattaaaattggatgaagggtttaggagtgtgagctcctttacatgtggcaccctgtttttaaaggaaccaaaagtaattggacaattgactcaaaggctgtttcatggacaGGTGTGGGGCAATTCCTTCTTTATtttattctcaattaagcacataaaaggcctggagttgatttgaggtgtggtgcttgcattttgaagattttgctgagaagtaaacatgcagtCAAAGGAGCTCTCGATGCAGgggaaacaagccatccttcatctgcgaaaacagaaaaaacccatccgagaaattgctacactattaggagtggcaaaatctacagtttggtacatcctgagaaagaaagcactggtgacctcaacaatgcaaaaagacttGGACGCCCACGGaacacaacagtggtggatgatcactgaataattaccacggtgaagagaaaccccttcacaacagccaaccaagtgagcaacactctccaggatataggtgaatcaatatccaaatctaccataaagagaagactgtataaaggaaatacagagggttcactggacagtgcaagccactcatcagcctcaagaataagaagactagattggactttgctaaaaaaaaaaaaacatcttaaaaaaccagcacacttctggaagaacattctttggacagatgaaaccaagatcaacctctaccagaatgatgtaaAGAATTAGGTATGGCGAAGgcctggtacagctcatgatccaaagcataccacgtcatctgtaaaacacggcggaggcagtgtgatggcttgggcatgcatggctgccagtggccccggggccctagtgtttattgatgatgtgacacaggacagaagcagttggatgaattctggggttttcagagacattctgcgctcaaatccagccaaactgtttcataatacagatgacaatgacccaaaacataaagccaaagcaacccaggagtttactaaagcaaagaagtggaatattcttgaatggccaagtcagtcatctgatctgaacccaatagagcatttcacttgttaaagactaaactttagACAGAAAggtccacaaacaaacagcaactgaaaaccgctgcagtaaaggcctggccgagcattaagggtccattcacacgagcTTAgagcattgcggatccgcaatacacccggccggcacccccatagaaatgcctatttttgtcagcggacaagaataggacatgctctattttcttgcagagccgcggaccggaagatcgggggcgcgctctggaaatgcagatgccgagagcacatagtgtgctctacgcatctcttctggccccatagagaatgaatgggtccgcacccgttccggataattgcggaacgcatgtggacccattctagggatgtctgaatggagcctaaaaagaaggaaacacagcgtccggtgatgtccatgagttcaagacttcaggcagtcattgccaacaaagggtttttaaCCAAGTataagaaattaacattttatttacaatgatTTAAGTTGTCCGATTACTTTTGAGCCTctaaaatgaagggattgagtttaaaaaatgctttagttccttacATTTTTAtgtaatcattttgttcaacctactgaattaaagctgaaagtctgaacttcaactgcatctgaatagttttgttcaaaatccattgtggtaatgtacagaacaaaaatgagaaaaatgtcgtctctgtccaaatatatatggacctgactgtatacgtGACGCGATGTCCATCTGCCCTAattgacaatccctttaaaaattataTGGATACTATTGCAACCTTGTTTTACTGATCgactgaatttaaaggggttggctcatttCAGACATTGATGGTATTATCGATGTCAGATAAGTGTGGGTCCCCAACTCCTACCTTCAGAATGGGGCCCCTGAAGTGCGGATGCCGGCTACACTCCATTCACAGCTATGAGAGCACGCTCGCTCATCTATTTTCAGAGCTCACGTAGCGATGAATGGAGAGTGCGCTGTGCATGCATGGTGGGCTTTCCTTTACTTCAGGGGTCCCGTTATGGAGATAGGagtggatcccagaggtgggacctgcacccgaCATTGAtgtcatatcctagcgatatgccatcaaggtGTGCGATGAGCCCACCCCTTTAAGATTAGAAAATCAACCGTTTTGTGTACACAGTTCCCTTGCAGACCTATCTGTTTCCATAGTCAAGCTACAAACagtccctgtgtagtctgatatTTTACTCCACTCTTGCTGTCCCTCGGATCCCTTCTAAGAGCTCCATATGTCCTCAAGGCCATATATACAGGGGGCGTCTTAATGGGACTCTCCACTAAATGCTCGGTACAACCAGTGTGGTAGCCACCTTCAGCTTTGATCTCGGCAGTCTTCAGTTTCTGGTCCTCCAAGACGAGGGTTAAGTCTTTATCTCGAGCTTCGTTCCACTCCGCCAGCTGGTAGAGCAGATCCACCGTGCGGGTGTTCACTTCGTAGGGTGGCAGCACCTTATcaccaaatatttttttcagcCACAGGATAATCTGCtcagatacaaaaaaaaacaaacaaaaaaaaccacaatTTTAAAGCATTTGTCCGGGATTGACATTATTTGTAAATTCCACCCTCCGGACCTGTGAAGAGaagaatacttacctgctccccacagcTCGGCTCCATGGGTCCTGGTCTGTCTTCACTGCACTTCAGTCCCTGTATTTCCACTTCCGGCACAAACTGGGACACGTGCACCACTGCCGCCAATCACTAGTTTTATACGCCCAAGTGGCATCAGGGATGTGTCAGCAATAAGCCTAGTCGTTGACTGCAGCAGCGCACGTGACCCCGTCCGTGCCGGAGGTTTACATgtggagagcaggtaagtatagtcCTCTATACAGGTCAGGCAGGGTGggggtagaataaaaaaaataaaacatgtcaatcctggacaaccccattaaatctCTATTTTCGAtatctgtcagtgaatggaaacattcttcTTCAAATCCAGAGCCTGAAAATAAAAACATCCAATCTATTTCTTACAGCTCAGGTATTTTTTTTCACCTCTGTTCAGTTTAGACATATGATCATATGAACGATCCGGCAACCCAGACCTCTCTCCTGTCACAGT
This portion of the Bufo gargarizans isolate SCDJY-AF-19 chromosome 1, ASM1485885v1, whole genome shotgun sequence genome encodes:
- the HAUS1 gene encoding HAUS augmin-like complex subunit 1, with amino-acid sequence MDEKSTKIILWLKKIFGDKVLPPYEVNTRTVDLLYQLAEWNEARDKDLTLVLEDQKLKTAEIKAEAAYLQELLTDSLGPSYTNLSRMGNTYLNQLVDSCLALEIKDSSLGSYIPAVNELSAELVMTEASNQELESELRNLRKKLTDALVLEKTLEQDLKKAEEQCSMEKAKAEVKAQNLKKLKAKSEEYKYMMQTAKDQLSSAGMEDSLTHRSLVSLSETLMELKEQSTATKEKLKSYLDLAPNPSLVKVKIEEAKRELQATEAELNTKVDMMEFVLPEQNRRIT